In one window of Brenneria goodwinii DNA:
- a CDS encoding ABC transporter permease, giving the protein MMRNPLTAIGSAIVLMLMLVALFAPWIATHDPLAQDLSNALQAPGAAHWFGTDEFGRDVFSRLVYGSRITLYIVALVSVTVGPIGLLLGVVAGYYGGIVDTVLMRITDIFISFPSLVLALAFVAALGPGLEHVVIAITLTAWPPVARLARAETLSLRHADFVSAVKLQGASSIRILLHHIVPLCLPSVIIRITMNMAGIILTAAGLGFLGLGAQPPDPEWGTMISAGRRYMMECWWLVTIPGLAILINSLAFNFLGDGLRDILDPRTE; this is encoded by the coding sequence ATGATGCGCAATCCGCTGACCGCCATCGGCAGCGCCATCGTGCTGATGTTGATGCTGGTGGCGCTATTTGCGCCGTGGATAGCGACCCACGATCCGCTGGCGCAGGATCTGTCCAACGCGCTACAGGCGCCGGGCGCGGCGCATTGGTTCGGCACCGATGAGTTCGGGCGGGATGTTTTCAGCCGTCTGGTTTATGGCTCCCGCATCACGTTGTATATCGTGGCGCTGGTGTCGGTCACCGTCGGGCCTATCGGCCTGTTATTAGGCGTTGTCGCCGGTTATTACGGCGGCATCGTTGATACGGTGCTGATGCGGATTACCGATATCTTCATCTCTTTCCCCAGTCTGGTGCTGGCGTTGGCTTTCGTCGCCGCGCTGGGGCCGGGGCTGGAGCACGTGGTGATTGCCATTACCTTGACTGCCTGGCCGCCCGTCGCCCGTCTGGCGCGGGCGGAAACGCTGTCGCTGCGCCATGCGGATTTTGTCTCCGCGGTGAAATTACAGGGCGCTTCCTCTATCCGTATCCTGCTGCATCATATCGTCCCGCTGTGCCTGCCGTCGGTGATCATCCGTATCACCATGAATATGGCGGGCATCATTCTGACCGCCGCGGGGCTGGGCTTCCTGGGACTGGGCGCGCAGCCGCCCGATCCTGAGTGGGGCACCATGATCTCCGCTGGTCGCCGCTACATGATGGAGTGCTGGTGGTTAGTGACTATTCCGGGGCTGGCGATTCTGATAAACAGCCTGGCGTTCAATTTTCTTGGAGACGGCCTACGTGACATCCTCGATCCCAGAACTGAATAA
- a CDS encoding ABC transporter ATP-binding protein — protein sequence MTSSIPELNNMSPRASAAGNLLDVENLRVSFVNGGVVTDAVRGVSFSLGCEKLAIVGESGSGKSTVGRALLRLHPRSARITADRLRFGDTDLLNADEARMRQIRGKRISMIMQDPKYSLNPVVCVGDQIAEAYLAHHKVSRNDAKEKVMAMLDVVRIRQPQRVYGLYPHEISGGQGQRIMIAMMLITEPEVVIADEPTSALDVSVRLQVLAMLDDLVGERGLGLIFISHDINLVRSFCDRVLVMYAGRVVESIAAADLDNAQHPYTRGLLNSLPDIDHPRPRLPVMNRDPAWINE from the coding sequence GTGACATCCTCGATCCCAGAACTGAATAACATGTCCCCTCGCGCTTCGGCGGCGGGCAACCTGCTGGATGTTGAAAATCTGCGGGTAAGTTTCGTCAACGGCGGCGTGGTGACCGATGCCGTACGCGGCGTTTCCTTTTCGCTGGGGTGTGAAAAGCTGGCGATCGTCGGCGAATCCGGCTCCGGCAAATCCACCGTTGGGCGCGCCTTGTTGCGGTTGCACCCGCGCAGTGCGCGGATTACCGCCGATCGGCTGCGCTTTGGCGATACCGACCTGCTTAACGCGGATGAAGCGCGGATGCGCCAGATTCGCGGCAAGCGGATTTCCATGATTATGCAGGATCCCAAATATTCATTGAATCCGGTGGTGTGCGTCGGCGACCAAATTGCCGAGGCCTATCTCGCGCATCACAAGGTTTCACGCAACGACGCCAAAGAAAAAGTGATGGCAATGCTGGATGTGGTGCGCATTCGCCAGCCGCAACGCGTGTACGGACTGTATCCGCATGAAATTTCGGGCGGGCAGGGGCAGCGCATTATGATCGCCATGATGTTGATTACCGAACCTGAAGTGGTGATTGCCGATGAACCGACCTCCGCGCTGGACGTTTCCGTGCGTTTGCAGGTGCTGGCGATGCTTGACGATCTGGTTGGAGAACGCGGTCTTGGGCTGATTTTTATCAGCCATGACATCAATCTGGTGCGCAGTTTCTGCGATCGGGTACTGGTGATGTATGCCGGTCGGGTGGTGGAGTCGATTGCCGCGGCCGATCTTGATAACGCGCAGCATCCCTATACCCGCGGGTTACTGAATTCATTGCCGGATATCGACCATCCGCGTCCGCGCCTGCCGGTAATGAACCGCGATCCTGCCTGGATTAACGAGTAA
- a CDS encoding ABC transporter ATP-binding protein, with protein MIEVNDLNLSFGQGSAQNQVLYDVNLTVGDGEIFGLVGESGSGKTTVLKCLAGLFNHWQGSLLIDGQQLAHRIDQARCRRVQMVFQDPYGSLHPRHTVETILEEPLLIHRFTHRDDRIDALLEKVGLGASFRRRYPHQLSGGQRQRVAIARALILEPRVLLLDEPTSALDVSVQAEILNLLVELQQQEKLTYLLVTHDLGVISHLCHKVAVMQYGRILETLDISDLTRDTPKNAYTAMLVDASRQYSRDLAVRSERMG; from the coding sequence ATGATTGAAGTGAATGACCTTAATCTGTCTTTTGGGCAGGGAAGTGCGCAGAATCAGGTGCTGTATGACGTTAATCTTACCGTCGGCGATGGCGAGATTTTCGGTCTGGTTGGGGAGTCCGGCTCCGGGAAGACCACCGTACTGAAATGTCTGGCCGGGTTATTTAATCACTGGCAGGGCAGCTTGCTGATTGATGGGCAGCAACTGGCGCACCGCATCGATCAAGCTCGTTGCCGCCGGGTGCAAATGGTCTTTCAGGATCCCTACGGTTCGCTGCACCCGCGTCATACGGTGGAAACCATCCTTGAAGAGCCGTTACTGATTCACCGTTTCACCCATCGGGATGACCGTATTGACGCGTTGCTGGAGAAAGTGGGGTTAGGGGCATCGTTCCGCCGCCGCTATCCCCATCAGTTGTCCGGAGGGCAGCGCCAGCGTGTTGCCATTGCCCGCGCATTGATTCTGGAGCCGCGGGTGCTGCTGCTGGATGAGCCGACTTCGGCGCTGGATGTCTCGGTGCAGGCGGAAATCCTCAATCTGTTGGTTGAGCTGCAGCAGCAGGAGAAATTAACCTATCTGCTGGTAACCCACGATCTGGGCGTGATTTCTCATCTGTGTCATAAAGTGGCGGTGATGCAGTATGGCCGGATATTGGAAACGCTGGATATCAGTGATTTAACCCGCGATACGCCGAAGAATGCCTATACTGCCATGTTGGTGGATGCCAGCCGCCAGTATAGCCGCGATCTGGCGGTGCGCTCGGAACGCATGGGATAA
- the ppiA gene encoding peptidylprolyl isomerase A: MLKRTLVAAAAFISLTAFSPAFAANGVTHVLLTTSAGNIELALDNQKAPVSVRNFVEYVNNGFYNGTTFHRVIPGFMIQGGGFTADMKQKATNPAIANEADNGLRNLRGTISMARTAEKDSATSQFFINVADNAFLDHGQRDFGYAVFGKVVKGMEVADKIAQVQTENVGPYQNVPTKPIVIQSAKVLP, translated from the coding sequence ATGCTCAAACGTACTCTGGTTGCTGCGGCGGCCTTTATTTCACTTACGGCTTTTTCTCCGGCGTTCGCCGCCAACGGCGTAACGCATGTTTTGCTGACGACGTCGGCAGGAAACATTGAACTGGCATTAGATAATCAAAAAGCGCCGGTATCGGTGAGGAATTTTGTCGAGTACGTTAATAACGGTTTTTATAACGGGACGACGTTTCATCGAGTGATCCCCGGCTTTATGATCCAGGGCGGCGGTTTTACCGCTGATATGAAACAGAAAGCGACTAACCCGGCGATCGCCAACGAGGCGGATAACGGGTTGCGCAATCTGCGCGGCACCATTTCGATGGCGCGTACGGCGGAAAAAGACAGCGCGACCAGCCAGTTTTTCATTAACGTCGCCGACAATGCGTTTCTCGATCATGGTCAGCGCGATTTTGGCTACGCGGTGTTTGGTAAAGTGGTCAAAGGGATGGAAGTGGCGGACAAAATCGCCCAGGTTCAGACTGAAAACGTCGGCCCTTATCAGAATGTGCCAACCAAACCGATCGTGATCCAGTCAGCGAAAGTCCTGCCCTGA
- the crp gene encoding cAMP-activated global transcriptional regulator CRP: MVLGKPQTDPTLEWFLSHCHIHKYPSKSTLIHQGEKAETLYYIVKGSVAVLIKDEEGKEMILSYLNQGDFIGELGLFEEGQERSAWVRAKTACEVAEISYKKFRQLIQVNPDILMRLSAQMASRLQVTSEKVGNLAFLDVTGRIAQTLLNLAKQPDAMTHPDGMQIKITRQEIGQIVGCSRETVGRILKMLEDQNLISAHGKTIVVYGTR; encoded by the coding sequence ATGGTTCTCGGCAAACCGCAAACAGACCCGACTCTCGAATGGTTCCTTTCTCATTGCCACATCCACAAGTATCCATCGAAGAGTACGCTTATTCACCAAGGTGAAAAAGCAGAAACGCTTTACTACATCGTGAAAGGCTCTGTCGCAGTGCTGATCAAAGATGAAGAAGGCAAGGAAATGATTCTCTCTTATCTGAATCAAGGGGATTTTATCGGCGAACTCGGCTTGTTTGAGGAAGGTCAGGAACGCAGCGCCTGGGTTCGGGCGAAAACGGCTTGTGAAGTTGCTGAAATTTCTTATAAAAAATTCAGACAACTGATCCAGGTGAACCCTGATATTCTGATGCGCCTGTCTGCTCAGATGGCCAGCAGACTGCAGGTAACGTCAGAGAAAGTCGGTAATCTGGCTTTCCTTGATGTCACGGGGCGTATCGCTCAGACATTGCTAAACCTGGCGAAACAACCAGATGCCATGACCCACCCTGACGGCATGCAAATAAAAATCACACGTCAGGAAATTGGCCAAATTGTTGGCTGTTCACGTGAAACCGTGGGGCGGATACTTAAAATGTTAGAAGATCAGAACCTGATTTCCGCACATGGTAAAACAATAGTCGTCTACGGTACCCGTTAA
- a CDS encoding OsmC family protein — MQARVKWVEGLTFLCESASGHQVLMDGNSGDKSPSPMEMVLMSVGGCSAIDVVSILQKGRNDVADCEVKLTSERRTESPRLFTHINLHFIVTGKGLTDKAVERAVALSAERYCSVALMLGKAIEVTHSHEVIDIS; from the coding sequence ATGCAGGCTCGAGTGAAGTGGGTTGAAGGCTTAACATTCCTTTGCGAATCAGCTTCAGGACATCAGGTTTTAATGGATGGAAATTCAGGGGATAAATCCCCCAGTCCGATGGAAATGGTTTTGATGTCGGTTGGCGGATGCAGCGCGATCGATGTGGTATCCATACTGCAGAAAGGGCGTAATGACGTTGCCGACTGTGAGGTTAAGCTGACGTCGGAGCGGAGAACGGAGTCGCCTCGTCTGTTTACCCATATCAACCTGCATTTTATCGTAACGGGCAAAGGGTTGACTGATAAAGCCGTAGAGCGTGCGGTCGCGTTATCTGCGGAGCGGTATTGTTCAGTGGCGTTGATGCTGGGTAAAGCGATCGAAGTGACTCACAGTCACGAAGTGATTGATATCTCGTAA
- the xopJ gene encoding YopJ family type III secretion system effector XopJ has product MGVNASKPSGGLPPYNYGFNPYNQDDYYRPPSPERSSSYAASNPPDFDSLPERAAEKARALSNALNMASLSYSNPELAHYARKTLEQASSGQTTVEITNLDIGNIRTLVNTYNDRFSSLNLKYFSSQEDFLDELRDTDTSAWRAILKAAPNSRHHFAIDIRTHDDGQKTLIALEPSVAFRPIDDERFHSMPGYYSLHRGIQRQSDDDVKFAVIQTEAQKSTQDCVIFSLNFALNAYQKDSFFDDLHDNLKNNEPRLGTSATSYHSMTGLEYIEGKEILPAIFFKHSHSRAIINEVLDAQPDLSDRNVSTNRESPHETLSERVQAFRVHREDLSYSMSIEASRMRKIRKAIENAS; this is encoded by the coding sequence ATGGGTGTTAACGCATCTAAACCAAGCGGCGGTTTACCGCCCTACAATTATGGTTTTAATCCCTATAATCAAGACGATTATTACAGACCGCCTTCGCCCGAACGGTCGTCCTCTTATGCGGCAAGCAACCCGCCGGATTTTGATTCTCTCCCTGAACGGGCGGCAGAAAAGGCCAGAGCGTTATCCAATGCGTTGAATATGGCGTCCCTCTCATATTCCAACCCCGAACTGGCGCATTACGCCAGGAAAACATTGGAGCAGGCCAGTTCAGGCCAAACAACGGTTGAAATCACCAATCTTGATATTGGAAATATCAGAACGTTGGTAAATACCTACAACGATCGCTTTTCCAGCCTCAATTTGAAATATTTTTCCTCACAGGAGGACTTTTTAGACGAACTTAGGGACACCGATACCTCTGCATGGCGGGCCATATTAAAAGCGGCGCCTAATTCTCGTCACCATTTCGCCATTGATATCAGAACGCACGACGACGGTCAGAAAACCTTAATCGCGCTGGAGCCCAGCGTTGCGTTTCGTCCCATCGATGATGAGCGTTTTCACTCCATGCCGGGTTATTATTCTCTTCACCGGGGTATACAGAGGCAATCCGATGACGACGTTAAATTCGCGGTGATCCAAACCGAAGCGCAAAAATCCACGCAGGATTGCGTCATATTCAGTTTGAACTTCGCGTTGAATGCCTACCAGAAAGACAGCTTCTTTGATGACCTGCACGATAATCTAAAAAATAACGAACCGAGGCTGGGCACGTCGGCGACAAGCTATCACAGCATGACCGGCCTGGAATACATTGAAGGGAAAGAGATACTTCCCGCTATTTTCTTCAAACATTCGCATTCGCGCGCCATTATCAACGAGGTGCTTGATGCGCAGCCCGATCTCAGCGATAGAAACGTCAGCACTAATCGAGAAAGCCCGCATGAAACGCTGTCGGAACGCGTACAGGCTTTTCGCGTTCACCGCGAAGATTTGAGCTACAGCATGTCAATTGAAGCATCCCGCATGCGCAAAATACGAAAAGCCATAGAAAACGCCTCATGA
- a CDS encoding phosphoribulokinase produces MSHKHPIIAVTGSSGAGTTTTSLAFRKIFQQLKMQAAQLEGDSFHRYTRPEMDMEIRKARDLGRHISYFGPEANDFSLLEQSFLEYGRHGRGKTRKYLHTYDEAIPYDQVPGTFTPWEPMPEPTDVLFYEGLHGGVVTDGHNVAQHVDLLVGVVPIVNLEWIQKLIRDVNERGHSREAVMDSVVRSMEDYISYITPQFSRTHINFQRVPTVDTSNPFAAKAIPSLDESFVVIHFQGLDNIDYPYLLAMLQGSFISHINTLVVPGGKMGLAMELIMAPLVQRLLEGREINS; encoded by the coding sequence ATGTCGCATAAGCATCCGATTATTGCAGTTACCGGCTCCAGCGGGGCGGGAACCACAACAACCAGCCTGGCGTTTCGCAAGATTTTTCAGCAGTTAAAAATGCAGGCCGCCCAGCTTGAAGGTGACAGTTTCCACCGTTATACCCGGCCGGAAATGGATATGGAAATTCGTAAGGCGCGGGATCTTGGCCGCCACATCAGCTACTTCGGTCCGGAAGCCAATGACTTTAGCCTGCTGGAGCAATCCTTCCTCGAATATGGCCGGCACGGGCGCGGTAAGACCCGTAAATATCTTCATACCTATGATGAAGCCATTCCCTACGATCAGGTTCCCGGTACGTTTACGCCGTGGGAGCCGATGCCGGAACCGACTGACGTACTGTTTTATGAGGGGCTGCACGGCGGCGTCGTCACCGATGGTCATAATGTGGCGCAGCATGTCGACTTGCTGGTGGGCGTGGTGCCGATCGTCAATCTGGAATGGATTCAAAAACTGATTCGTGACGTGAACGAACGCGGCCACTCGCGTGAAGCGGTAATGGACTCGGTGGTGCGCTCCATGGAGGATTACATCTCTTACATTACGCCGCAGTTCTCCCGGACCCATATTAACTTTCAGCGCGTGCCGACGGTTGATACCTCCAACCCGTTTGCGGCCAAGGCTATCCCATCGTTGGATGAGAGTTTCGTGGTGATCCATTTTCAGGGGCTGGATAATATTGATTACCCTTATCTGCTGGCGATGCTGCAAGGATCGTTTATTTCCCATATCAACACATTAGTTGTGCCCGGCGGAAAAATGGGACTGGCGATGGAGTTAATTATGGCGCCGCTGGTGCAACGACTGTTGGAAGGGCGGGAAATCAACAGCTGA
- a CDS encoding YheU family protein, with product MIIPWQQLEPETLENLIESFVLREGTDYGEQERTLPQKVADVRRQLESGDVVLVWSELHETINMMPRSQFNAGEYHQR from the coding sequence GTGATCATTCCCTGGCAACAACTCGAACCTGAAACACTGGAAAATCTCATTGAATCTTTCGTACTGCGGGAAGGAACGGATTATGGCGAGCAAGAACGCACGCTGCCACAGAAGGTTGCCGATGTGCGCCGGCAACTGGAATCAGGCGACGTCGTTCTGGTATGGTCTGAATTGCATGAAACGATCAACATGATGCCGCGCAGCCAGTTTAACGCCGGCGAATATCACCAGCGCTAA
- a CDS encoding hydrolase: MYDVFRPLVGARNPHLQTLLPRLVRRRAQFEPFWQRLELPDGDFVDLAWSENPEPARNKPRVVLFHGLEGNFHSPYAHGLLYACRQHGWLAVLMHFRGCSGKPNRMKRIYHSGETEDAGYLLHWLKETFGDVPTAAIGISLGGNMLACLLGRQGDACPLSAAVIVSAPLMLDPCCRRIEHGFSRLYQYYLLHSLKQSAARKLAAYPGSLPIALTALKKIRRLREFDDVITARLHGFTDAADYYRRCSALPLLPGIRKPLLIIQSRDDPFMTKDVIPDVSRLPANIEYQLTDYGGHVGFVVGSLLKPEMWLEKRIPAWLTQFLDKHCDHSLATTRT; the protein is encoded by the coding sequence ATGTACGACGTTTTTCGCCCGCTCGTCGGCGCCCGTAATCCTCACCTGCAAACGCTGCTCCCCCGGCTGGTGCGGCGACGTGCGCAATTCGAACCGTTCTGGCAGCGGCTCGAATTGCCGGACGGCGATTTTGTTGATTTAGCCTGGAGCGAAAACCCGGAACCGGCGCGGAACAAACCGCGCGTCGTACTGTTCCACGGCCTGGAAGGCAACTTTCACAGCCCCTATGCGCATGGCCTGTTATATGCCTGCCGGCAACACGGCTGGCTGGCGGTATTGATGCATTTTCGCGGATGCAGCGGCAAACCCAACAGGATGAAGCGCATTTACCACTCGGGTGAAACCGAAGACGCCGGTTATCTGCTGCACTGGCTGAAAGAGACGTTCGGAGACGTTCCCACGGCGGCGATCGGCATCTCGCTGGGCGGCAATATGCTGGCGTGCCTGTTAGGACGGCAGGGCGACGCCTGTCCGCTGTCGGCGGCGGTCATTGTCTCCGCGCCGTTGATGCTCGATCCCTGCTGCCGGCGAATAGAGCACGGGTTCTCCCGCCTGTACCAGTACTATTTGCTGCATTCGCTCAAACAAAGCGCCGCCCGTAAACTCGCCGCTTATCCGGGAAGCCTGCCCATTGCGCTTACCGCGCTCAAAAAGATCAGGCGGCTGCGCGAGTTTGATGACGTCATCACCGCCCGTCTCCACGGCTTTACCGATGCGGCGGATTATTACCGTCGCTGTAGCGCCTTGCCGTTGCTGCCCGGCATCCGCAAGCCGTTGCTGATTATACAATCCAGAGACGATCCGTTTATGACTAAAGACGTCATCCCGGACGTATCCCGGTTACCCGCTAATATTGAATATCAACTGACCGACTATGGCGGGCATGTCGGCTTTGTCGTCGGGTCGTTATTAAAACCGGAAATGTGGCTTGAAAAGCGTATTCCGGCCTGGCTCACTCAATTTCTGGACAAACATTGTGATCATTCCCTGGCAACAACTCGAACCTGA
- a CDS encoding LysE family translocator, producing the protein MELSLFLSMLGFLWVAAITPGPNNMLLTTSGANFGFSRSLWLMLGIIFGMQSILLLVAFGVGGLILIYPSLHFALKVLGSLYLLWLAWKIATAAYEKLEILDAPPQPIRFYQGWLLQFLNPKAWLMGLGAVASFSLPGREYHHSVVAISIGIVLVNLVAGVVWLGFGTLIGRLLRSKKAWIIFNVSMGILTAACVLLIWH; encoded by the coding sequence ATGGAATTGAGTTTGTTTCTATCGATGTTGGGTTTTCTCTGGGTGGCCGCGATTACGCCGGGTCCGAACAATATGTTACTGACGACATCCGGGGCCAACTTTGGTTTTTCCCGTTCTCTGTGGCTGATGTTGGGCATCATATTTGGCATGCAGAGTATTTTACTGCTGGTGGCGTTCGGCGTCGGCGGGCTAATCCTGATCTACCCATCGTTGCATTTCGCACTCAAGGTGCTTGGCAGTTTGTATCTGCTTTGGCTGGCGTGGAAAATCGCTACCGCCGCCTATGAAAAACTGGAAATACTGGACGCGCCGCCGCAGCCTATCCGGTTTTATCAGGGATGGCTGCTGCAATTCCTTAATCCCAAGGCCTGGTTGATGGGCTTGGGGGCGGTGGCCAGCTTCAGTCTGCCGGGCAGGGAATATCACCATTCGGTGGTGGCGATAAGTATCGGCATCGTACTGGTGAATCTGGTCGCCGGCGTGGTATGGCTGGGGTTCGGTACGTTGATCGGCCGTCTGTTGCGCAGCAAAAAAGCCTGGATTATTTTCAATGTCTCGATGGGGATACTGACGGCGGCCTGTGTATTGCTGATTTGGCACTAA
- a CDS encoding ABC transporter ATP-binding protein — MIVFSSLQIRRGVRVLLDNATATINPGQKVGLVGKNGCGKSTLLALLKGEISADGGSATFPQGWALAWVNQETPALDVPAIDYVIDGDREFRQLEAELQRANENNDGHAIATLHDKLDAIQAWTIQARAASLLNGLGFSQSQLQQPVSAFSGGWRMRLNLAQALICRSDLLLLDEPTNHLDLDAVIWLEKWLKSYPGTLVLISHDRDFLDPIVNKILHIEQQTLNEYTGNYTSFEQQRATRLAQQQSLYEHQQERVAHLQHYIDRFRAKATKAKQAQSRIKMLERMEMIAPAHVDNPFRFSFRAPESLPNPLLRMEKVSAGYGDKLILESIKLNLVPGSRIGLLGHNGAGKSTLIKLLAGTLAPIHGEIGLSKGVKLGYFAQHQLEFLRADESPLQHMVRLAERETEQQLRDYLGGFGFQGDKVTEITERFSGGEKARLVLALIVWQRPNLLLLDEPTNHLDLDMRQALTEALIDFEGALVVVSHDRHLIRSTTDDLYLVHDRKVEPFDGDLEDYQQWLMERQRQDGGDDDAPKENAANSAQARKEQKRREAELRAQTQPLRKQIARLEQQMEKLGAELEAIEAKLADTGLYDVSRKAELTDCLQQQIKVKTDLEETEMAWLDAQEQLEQMNQQLSS; from the coding sequence ATGATTGTTTTCTCCTCGCTGCAAATTCGACGTGGTGTACGCGTTCTGCTGGACAATGCAACGGCGACCATTAATCCGGGCCAGAAGGTCGGTTTAGTGGGTAAGAACGGCTGTGGTAAATCTACCCTGTTAGCATTACTAAAAGGTGAAATCAGCGCCGACGGCGGTAGCGCCACTTTTCCTCAGGGCTGGGCGCTGGCCTGGGTCAACCAGGAAACGCCGGCTCTGGATGTGCCGGCCATTGACTATGTTATCGACGGCGATCGGGAATTCCGCCAGCTTGAGGCCGAGCTGCAACGCGCCAACGAAAATAACGACGGCCACGCCATTGCCACGCTTCACGACAAGCTGGATGCCATTCAAGCCTGGACGATTCAGGCCAGAGCCGCCAGTTTACTTAACGGACTCGGTTTTTCTCAATCGCAGTTGCAACAGCCTGTCAGCGCCTTCTCCGGCGGTTGGCGCATGCGTCTCAACCTGGCGCAGGCGCTAATCTGCCGTTCCGATCTGCTATTGCTGGATGAACCCACCAACCACCTTGATTTGGATGCGGTTATCTGGCTGGAAAAGTGGCTGAAAAGTTATCCGGGCACGCTGGTGTTGATTTCGCACGACCGTGACTTCCTCGATCCCATCGTTAACAAAATATTGCACATAGAGCAACAGACGCTTAACGAATACACCGGCAACTACACCTCTTTCGAACAGCAGCGAGCCACGCGGCTGGCGCAGCAGCAGTCGCTATACGAGCATCAGCAGGAGCGCGTCGCGCATCTGCAGCACTATATCGACCGTTTCCGCGCCAAGGCGACCAAAGCCAAGCAGGCGCAAAGCCGGATAAAAATGCTGGAGCGCATGGAAATGATTGCTCCCGCCCATGTGGACAACCCGTTTCGCTTCAGTTTCCGCGCCCCGGAGTCGCTGCCTAATCCCCTGCTGAGAATGGAGAAAGTCAGCGCCGGTTACGGCGACAAACTGATCCTGGAGTCGATCAAGCTGAATCTGGTCCCCGGTTCACGCATCGGGCTGCTGGGCCACAATGGCGCAGGGAAATCGACGCTGATCAAACTTCTGGCGGGCACGCTGGCGCCCATTCACGGCGAAATCGGTCTGTCCAAGGGCGTGAAACTGGGTTATTTCGCCCAGCACCAGTTGGAGTTTCTGCGCGCCGATGAATCGCCATTGCAACATATGGTGCGTTTGGCGGAGCGGGAAACCGAACAGCAGTTGCGCGATTATCTCGGCGGCTTCGGTTTTCAAGGCGACAAGGTGACGGAAATCACCGAACGCTTCTCCGGAGGGGAAAAAGCCCGGCTGGTGCTGGCGCTTATTGTCTGGCAGCGGCCAAACCTGCTGCTGCTGGATGAGCCCACCAACCACCTGGATCTGGATATGCGGCAGGCGCTGACGGAAGCGCTGATCGATTTTGAAGGCGCACTGGTAGTGGTATCGCACGACCGGCATCTGATCCGCTCCACCACCGACGATCTCTATCTGGTCCATGACCGAAAGGTGGAGCCTTTTGATGGCGATCTGGAAGATTACCAGCAATGGCTGATGGAGAGGCAGCGTCAGGACGGCGGCGACGACGACGCCCCCAAAGAGAACGCCGCCAATAGCGCCCAGGCCAGAAAAGAGCAGAAGCGGCGAGAGGCCGAATTGAGAGCCCAGACGCAGCCCCTGCGTAAGCAAATCGCCCGGCTTGAACAGCAGATGGAAAAATTGGGCGCGGAGCTGGAAGCCATTGAGGCCAAACTGGCGGACACCGGGCTTTATGACGTCAGCCGCAAGGCCGAACTTACCGACTGTCTGCAACAGCAGATAAAGGTGAAGACGGATTTGGAAGAAACCGAAATGGCATGGCTTGATGCGCAGGAACAGTTGGAGCAAATGAACCAGCAACTCTCATCCTGA
- the kefG gene encoding glutathione-regulated potassium-efflux system ancillary protein KefG, whose product MSQPPKILLLYAHPESQDSVANRVLLQPAQQLDNVTVHDLYAHYPDFFIDIYHEQQLLREHQVIVFQHPLYTYSCPALLKEWLDRVLSRGFANGVGGNALAGKHWRSVITTGEPEEAYRIGGKRHYPMDDFLRPFEMTASLCRMRWIKPMIVYWARRLPPDVLSSHALAYAQWLASPFSPEER is encoded by the coding sequence ATGTCGCAGCCACCCAAGATTCTGCTGCTGTATGCCCATCCGGAATCACAAGACTCGGTGGCGAACCGGGTTTTACTGCAACCGGCGCAACAGCTGGATAATGTCACGGTGCATGATCTGTATGCGCATTATCCTGATTTTTTTATCGATATTTATCATGAACAACAGCTGTTGCGCGAGCATCAGGTAATCGTGTTCCAGCATCCGCTTTATACCTACAGTTGCCCCGCTTTATTAAAGGAGTGGCTTGACCGAGTCTTATCTCGCGGTTTCGCCAACGGCGTCGGCGGTAACGCGCTGGCGGGAAAACATTGGCGCTCGGTGATTACTACCGGTGAACCGGAGGAAGCCTATCGGATTGGCGGTAAGCGCCACTATCCGATGGACGATTTTCTGCGTCCGTTTGAGATGACCGCCTCACTGTGCCGTATGCGCTGGATCAAACCCATGATTGTTTACTGGGCGCGCCGTCTGCCGCCCGATGTGTTGTCCAGTCATGCGCTGGCCTATGCCCAATGGCTGGCGTCTCCTTTTTCCCCCGAGGAGCGCTGA